A window of Chloroflexota bacterium genomic DNA:
CGTCCTGCTGACCATCATCCGGGTGTACTACGCCCGAAAGGCAGGCCGGGCGGGCGAAAAGAGCTCCACAGGAAGAGCGAACAGAGGCCACATGACCTTGTTGCGGCTGCTCAACTCGGCGGCGGCCGTGGTCACGCTCGTGTACCTCATCGCCCCGCGCTGGCTGGGCTGGGCCGCGCTGCCGATGCCGATCTGGCTGCGCTGGATCGGAGGCGTGCTCGGCCTGATCACCGTCCTGCTGTTCTTTTGGATTCACCACGCCCTGGGCGAGAACTGGTCCCTATCTGTGGACACCAAAGCCCGACACACGCTGGTGACCAGCGGGCCATATCGCTGGGTTCGACACCCAATGTATACCGCGATATTCGTGTGGACATTGGCCTTCTTCCTGCTGTCGGCCAATTGGTTTGTCGGCATCGCCTGGCTGGCGCTGAGCGTC
This region includes:
- a CDS encoding isoprenylcysteine carboxylmethyltransferase family protein; translation: MSYEGIFRGILAATFVLLTIIRVYYARKAGRAGEKSSTGRANRGHMTLLRLLNSAAAVVTLVYLIAPRWLGWAALPMPIWLRWIGGVLGLITVLLFFWIHHALGENWSLSVDTKARHTLVTSGPYRWVRHPMYTAIFVWTLAFFLLSANWFVGIAWLALSVLAASRAGEEEEALIETFGAEYQDYMRRTPRFLPGLGRWGEGR